A stretch of Mya arenaria isolate MELC-2E11 chromosome 14, ASM2691426v1 DNA encodes these proteins:
- the LOC128218186 gene encoding ninjurin-1-like, whose protein sequence is MADEDGDGNDHTVFNYNTRKTIASGLFDVALVIANASQLKALVKAGPGYKFYYPNIVLICMSVLLQFIVAGFLVKLASLEAEKEPGDGALLIRWNKGKTRLNNATMVLVVGIVFINAFIGSFGIEMTEEKV, encoded by the exons ATGGCCGACGAAGATGGAGATGGA AACGACCACACTGTATTCAACTACAACACCAGGAAGACGATTGCAAGCGGTTTATTTGACGTTGCATTGGTGATAGCCAACGCCTCTCAGCTTAAAGCCCTGGTCAAAGCTGGCCCGGGTTACAAATTCTACTATCCAAACATTGTCCTCATCTGCATGTCAGTTCTTCTTCAG TTCATCGTTGCGGGGTTTCTCGTGAAGTTGGCCAGCTTGGAGGCAGAAAAGGAACCGGGTGACGGAGCGCTGCTAATTCGATGGAACAAAGGGAAGACGCGTCTCAACAACGCAACTATGGTGCTTGTAGTTggcattgtttttataaacgCGTTCATTGGCTCGTTTGGCATTGAAATGACTGAAGAGAAAGTATAG
- the LOC128215957 gene encoding potassium voltage-gated channel subfamily B member 1-like, whose amino-acid sequence MSRKIHTDNSTIVWQISNQSLVKLDIGGTVFKCYRETLYSFPESKLARLQEDDLVLETSTDRNEYFFDRNPVFFNIILDAYRKGVVHLQKDICGLDFKKELDFWEISPGHVAPCCWEAYYRGQSEEDTMTRLMENYRENTNIWAVFMSFIVVISTVLLCIATLPIAFDKSSEEDDKILQRMVDIFGFKNQTGKKLKDLKWNDAFLTTEYSYNEKMNNAFSAMYWALITMTTVGYGNYVPETVLGHVIACACAVCGVIILALPIGVISSNFYRFYNYHKYAERRLTEYGAHLKGKVYPYHSKRSTTAM is encoded by the exons ATGAGCAGAAAAATACACACCGACAACTCAACGATAGTGTGGCAGATTTCGAACCAAAGTCTAGTTAAACTAGACATAGGAGGAACAGTATTTAAATGCTACCGTGAGACCTTGTACTCCTTTCCAGAATCAAAGCTTGCTCGCTTGCAAGAGGATGACTTGGTACTCGAGACCAGTACGGACAGGAATGAATACTTCTTTGACAGAAATCCAGTCTTTTTCAATATCATACTGGACGCGTACAGAAAAGGTGTTGTCCATCTGCAGAAAGACATATGCGGGTTGGATTTTAAGAAAGAACTGGATTTTTGGGAAATTTCTCCGGGCCATGTTGCCCCGTGTTGCTGGGAAGCCTATTACAG GGGTCAGTCCGAAGAAGATACCATGACACGCCTGAtggaaaactacagggaaaacACGAAC atCTGGGCAGTGTTTATGTCATTTATTGTGGTAATATCGACGGTTTTACTGTGCATCGCAACCTTGCCCATCGCATTTGACAAGAGTTCTGAAGAGGATGATAAAATTCTCCAACGAATGGTAGATATTTTCGGCTTTAAAAATCAAACGGGGAAAAAGTTGAAAGATTTGAAATGGAATGATGCATTCTTAACAA CTGAATATTCATATAACGAGAAAATGAACAACGCATTTAGCGCAATGTACTGGGCGTTGATCACCATGACAACAGTCGGATACGGAAATTACGTACCGGAAACAGTATTAGGCCACGTAATTgcttgcgcatgcgcagtgTGTGGTGTTATTATTTTGGCTCTGCCAATTGGGGTTATTTCGTCAAATTTTTACAGGTTTTATAATTATCACAAATATGCAGAGAGACGCTTGACCGAGTATGGAGCTCATCTTAAAGGAAAAGTATATCCGTATCATTCCAAACGATCGACTACAGCAATGTAG